The segment GAGCTGCATCTGGCCGAGCCCACCGTCAAGACCCACATCACCCGGATCCTGGCGAAACTCGGCCTGCGCGACCGGGTGCAGGCCGTGGTGATGGCGTACGAGACGGGCCTGGTCCCCCGCTAGGCGGCCAGGCGGAACGCTTCGAAGTGGATCTGGCGGGACGGGACATTCAGGTCGCGCAGGCTTTTCAGGACGGTGTCGGTGAGCACGGCCGGGCCGCAGACGTAGACGTCCCGATCGGTGATGTCGGGGACCAGCGACTGCAGGTTCTCCGGGCGGAACGGCTGGTTGCCCGGGCCGGTCTTGCCGGTCATCACGTGCAGGCGGGCGCCGCGGACGTTGGCCAGGTTGCGCAGCTCGCCGAGCAGGACGGCGTCGGCGGAGGAGCGGACCCGGTAGAGGACGACCACGTCGCTGCCGATCTCCGGGTCCTCGAGCAGCGAGCGGATCGGGGTGACACCGATGCCGCCGGCGATCAGCAGGGTCGCCTCCCGGGTACGCCGGGCCAGCGTGAACGCCCCGTACGGACCTTCGGCGAAGACCCGCGAACCGATCGGCAGGTCCCGCAGGCCGGCGCTGGTGGTGCCGATGCCCTTGGCGGTGAGCCGCAGCGACCGGCCGTTCGGCGCGGCCGACAGGGAGAACGGGTTGACCTGCCACCAGCGGTTGTGCCCGGGGAACCGCCACAGGAAGAACTGGCCGGCGCGGGCCGGTAGCCGGTCCAGGTCGCGGCCGGTGACGTGCACCGACACCACGTCGGCGGACTCCGGGACGACCGCGGCGACCCGCAGCCGGTGCCGGGCGTTGCGGATCAGCGGGACGATCACCCGGCCGGTGAGCAGGGCGCCGACGGCGAAGGCCCACAGACCCCACCAGTAGATCTTGGTGGCCAGGTTGATGGTGAAGGCGGTTCCCTCGTACAGCTGGTGGATCAGGCCGAGCACCACGACGACGTAGAGCAGCAGGTGGACGGCGTGCCAGGTCTCGTAGGAGAGGCGGCGGCGGGCGATCCGGACGGACAGGGCCACCACCAGCACGATCAGGGCGACCGCGATCAGCCCGAGGAGCACCGGCAGCTGCTTCGACAGGCTCAGCGCGGTCCGGAACACCGACGCCTTGTCGTGCAGGGCGAACCCGGTGATCACGAACGACGGATGCAGGATGGCCAGCCAGAAGACGGTGAAACCGACCCACCGGTGCCAGCCGGTGAGCCGGTCCATGCCGAATCCGCGGTCCAGCACCGGCAGCCGGGCGATCAGCAGGAGCTGGACGATCATCGCGAAGGCCAGGTAGAGGCCGAGCATCCGGCCGATCGATCCGAATATGTTGTACGCCGGCGGGCCGGCGAGCTGGAACATGATCTGGACGGTGGCGATGTTGAGGAGGAGGAAGGCCCAGATCGCGGCACGCGCGGCCCAGGCGGTACGGCGGACGGTGATTACCTGTGGGTGGGTCACAGCGGTCATCCCGGTCTCCCCTGCTGGAGTTACGTCTACCGGGTGTACCGAGAATGTCACTCTCCGGTTCAGTCCGGAACGACACCGCGCGGGAATTGTCGTCCGGGTGCGCCAAGCCGGACGGCACATGACTGGGCGTGACGGTTGCGACACTGAGGAAGACTTTCGAAGTGTGTCCTATTCGAGATTGTTCCGGCACGACCCGGGCTCTAGCCTGATCGGGGCTGTCGGCCGACGCTCCCGCTCCGGCGGCAGCAGGGACCTCGCGCTCGACGACTGTGTCGGCTCTTCGCAGCACGGCGCGTGCCGACCCGGTGACCGGCGGAAGAGGCTCCCATGACCAGACCTAGCGTCAGCTCGTCTTTCGCGCTGCACAAGGTTGTCGCTACGCTAGGGCGGTCCGGGCGTCGTCAAGAAGCCGGGGGTCTGTAGTGCCGAATTTCTTTCTGAGTTCGGCAGCCGGCGACGACGATCCGTATGTCCGGCAGTTCTTCGACGATCTCCGCGGCCGGGTCTCGGCCAACAGTTCCGATCACGGCGCCGAACTGTCCTTTCTGGGCACCACCGGAAACCGGGACACCGCCCTGCCACCCGAAATGCTGCTGCGCCTCTCCTCATGTGACGTCTTCGTGGCGCTGACGTCGCCGCGGTACTTCCGGAATGCCACCTGTGGCCGGCAGTGGGAGATCTTCGCGAGACGGTTCGGGCCGGGCGATGACCGATCCGCGATGGTCCCGGTCGCCTGGTCCGTCGACGCGACCGTGCCGGAGTTCGTGGGGCGCCCGCTGACCGCGCCGTCCGAGGGCCCCCCGCGCGGACTGCGTCAGCTGATCCGGCTGCGCACCCTCCGGCCCGAATACGAGTCCTTTCTCGACCTCCTGGCGCAGCGGATCGTGGCCGCCGGCGAGACCGTGGCGCCGCCGGCCGCCGACCCGGTCACCGACTTCGCGTCGGTGCCCGACGCCTTCGCCTCGTCCACCACCGATCCGCCCGTGCATCTCATCGTCGCGGCCGCGTCCCGGGAGGAGATGGATCAGGTACGCCAGGACCTCGGTTACTACGGCGCGGAGGCCCGGGACTGGGCGCCCTACCGTCCGGACGCACCGCAGTCATTGGCGTGCCGTGCCCGCCTCCTCGCCGCCGATCAGGCATTGCGGGGTGAGGTGTCCACCCTGGACGACGTCCTCGGCCGGATCGAGCGGGCACGCGCCGCCCGCGAGATCGTGGTCATCCTCTGTGACTGGTGGATCATGCGGCTGGACGGGTATCGGCAGCTCCTCGCCGAGATCGACCGTCGCGGCCTGGACGACGCGGTCGTGCTGGTCCCGGCGAACCGCGCCGATCGCGAATCGATGGACAATCTCGCGGAGCTCCGCTTCGGACTGCGGACCACCTTCCGGGAGAGCTGGCGTCACTCGCCGGCCGTTCTGCACCGCGACATCGACACCGCCGAGGCTTTCGACGCCGATCTCGCCGGAGTTCTCGAGGAGGCACGCAACCGGCTCTTCCGCACCGGGACACCGTGGCCGGACGCAGACGAGCCGGTTGTCAAGCGACCCATTCTTCGTGGTCCGTGATGGCATCAGGAAAGTACACTGAGTGATCGACTCCTCACGATCAATCGTCCTCGGGAGAAGGCACGTGGGATCGTCAGTCACGCCGCCCCTCTTCTTCATCAGCTATGTCCACGATTCCGGTGAGGACGATCGCCACGTCCGCCGGTTCTACGAGAAGCTCAACCATGACGTGCTGATCTTCGCGGGCCGGCGGCAGAGCGAGTCGGCGGGCTTCTGCGACTGTTCGATCCGGCTCGGTCAGCTCTGGTCGCCGGCTCTCATCGAGAATCTCAGCACCGCTCAGGTCTTCATCCCGATCATGAGCCCCGCCTATTTCCAGAGCGAGGCCTGCGGTAAGGAATGGGCGCTCTTCGTCTCGCGCCTCAGCCGCACCGAT is part of the Actinoplanes sp. NBC_00393 genome and harbors:
- a CDS encoding ferredoxin reductase family protein; this translates as MTAVTHPQVITVRRTAWAARAAIWAFLLLNIATVQIMFQLAGPPAYNIFGSIGRMLGLYLAFAMIVQLLLIARLPVLDRGFGMDRLTGWHRWVGFTVFWLAILHPSFVITGFALHDKASVFRTALSLSKQLPVLLGLIAVALIVLVVALSVRIARRRLSYETWHAVHLLLYVVVVLGLIHQLYEGTAFTINLATKIYWWGLWAFAVGALLTGRVIVPLIRNARHRLRVAAVVPESADVVSVHVTGRDLDRLPARAGQFFLWRFPGHNRWWQVNPFSLSAAPNGRSLRLTAKGIGTTSAGLRDLPIGSRVFAEGPYGAFTLARRTREATLLIAGGIGVTPIRSLLEDPEIGSDVVVLYRVRSSADAVLLGELRNLANVRGARLHVMTGKTGPGNQPFRPENLQSLVPDITDRDVYVCGPAVLTDTVLKSLRDLNVPSRQIHFEAFRLAA
- the fsxC gene encoding FxsC protein, which gives rise to MPNFFLSSAAGDDDPYVRQFFDDLRGRVSANSSDHGAELSFLGTTGNRDTALPPEMLLRLSSCDVFVALTSPRYFRNATCGRQWEIFARRFGPGDDRSAMVPVAWSVDATVPEFVGRPLTAPSEGPPRGLRQLIRLRTLRPEYESFLDLLAQRIVAAGETVAPPAADPVTDFASVPDAFASSTTDPPVHLIVAAASREEMDQVRQDLGYYGAEARDWAPYRPDAPQSLACRARLLAADQALRGEVSTLDDVLGRIERARAAREIVVILCDWWIMRLDGYRQLLAEIDRRGLDDAVVLVPANRADRESMDNLAELRFGLRTTFRESWRHSPAVLHRDIDTAEAFDADLAGVLEEARNRLFRTGTPWPDADEPVVKRPILRGP